Within Nitrospira sp. MA-1, the genomic segment GAAATGATGCCCTCACAATCGAGGACATTCACCGCCTGGCACCGGAGCGAATATTAATTTCACCAGGCCCCTGCACGCCCAACGAGGCGGGCATTTCCGTTGCGACGATCAAGCATTTTGCCGGCCGTCTTCCCTTATTTGGTGTCTGTCTCGGCCATCAATCTCTGGCTTACGCCTATGGAGGTCAAATTATTCGGGCTCCCCGACTCATGCACGGGAAAACTTCCATGGTCCATCATGATGGAAAAACAATTTTTGAAAGCCTCCCGAATCCCTTTGAAGCCACACGATATCATTCCTTAATCGTCAAACGTGAAACCCTGCCCACGGAATTTGAAATATCGGCGGAGACCGTGGAAGGGGAAATCATGGGACTCCGGCATATCCCAACCGGAGCGGAAGGCGTGCAATTTCATCCTGAATCGATTCTCACCACGGCAGGGATGGATCTATTGCGGAATTTTTTATTAATGCCCGTCTGCTCTTCAACCGACCATTAAAGCCCCCAAGTCATCTGTTCATAAGCCTGTTCACATGCCCATACTCAAAAACCATATTGCCAAATTAGTCGAGGGCCTCGACCTCTCAGAGCTTGAAGCCGAGGAAGCTATGCGGGAGATCATGCAAGGAGAGGCCACTGAGGCTCAAATTGCCGCGTACTTAATGGGGTTGCGCATGAAAGGCGAAACCATTGATGAAATCACCGGATCGGTTCGAGCCATGCGCGAACGGGCGATTCGAATCCCTATTACCGATCCTCAGGTGGTGGATACGTGTGGAACCGGTGGGGACAAAAGTCACACGTTCAATATCTCTACGGCTGCCGCATTTGTTGTAGCTGGAGGAGGGATGACCGTTGCCAAGCATGGGAATCGCTCGGTGTCCTCTCAATCAGGGAGCGCAGATGTGTTGGCCGCCCTGGGCGTGAATATCGATTTGTCTCCTGAAAAAGTTGCCGATTGCATCAATGAAATTGGGATTGGCTTTCTCTTCGCACCCCTCTATCACGGAGCCATGAAATATTGCGCCAAACCCCGGACAGAGTTGGGGATCCGCACGCTGATGAATATCATGGGACCGCTTGCTAATCCGGCCCGGGCCTCAATACAGATTCTGGGTGTGTATGATCACACTCTCAACGAAAAATTGGCTCAAGTACTGTTGCGTTTGGGCACACAACATTGCTTTGTCCTTCATGGAATGGACGGGTTAGATGAAATTTCTTTAACCAGCCGCACAGGGATTTCCGAAGGAAAAAAAGGACGCGTCCTGAGCTATTCCATCGGGCCGGAAGATTTTGGCCTTCACCCGGTTTCGCCCAAAGAACTATTGGGAGGAAGCCCGGAAGATAATGCCCAGATCATTCGCGATATTTTTCGAGGACGAAAAGGCCCCAAACGGGATATCGTTCTCATGAATGCCGCGCCGGCATTTATCGCCTGCCAGAAGGCGACATCGCTAAAAGAAGGGTTCGAAGAGGCCGGTCGTGTGATAGACAACGGAGCCGCATTTGAAAAGTTGGACAAACTCATTTCCCTGACCAAAAAGCTGGCGGCATGATTCTTTCTCGTATCCTCGAACATAAAAAAGCCGAAATGCGGCGAAAACAGAGCCGGGGCTACCTAGCTGAACTCAAGGGCCGCATTGTAGATCGAACCAGACCACTGGGTTTCATTCAGGCATTGGAGACGGGGTTGACTTCAGCAGCTCCCGCATTAATTGCCGAAGTCAAAAAAGCTTCACCCAGTCAAGGACTGATGCGGCCGGAATTTCACGATCGGTTTGAGCCAGTGATCATCGCCTCTCAATATCGTGATCATGGAGCAAGTGCCTTATCCGTCCTCACCGATCGTGATTTCTTTCAAGGGGACTTGGAGTATTTGCACAATGTGAAAGAGGCGGTTCAACTTCCCACGCTCAATAAAGAATTTATGATCGAGGAGATTCAGTTTTATGAAGCGCGGGCCTATGGAGCCGACTGTGTGTTACTGATTGCGGCGGCGTTGGATCGCTTCCAGCTTGAAGACTTTTTCACTATCGCAAAAGAGTTATCCCTTGATGTGCTCATTGAAATCCATGATGAACGGGAATTAGATACCGTCCTTGAGAGGGTGCCCTTAGCCAGACTTATTGGCATCAACAACCGGGATTTGAAAACCTTCCAGACTGATTTGGGTGTCACCGAGCGGCTTGCCAAACGAATGCCGAAGGACACACTTATTGTCAGTGAAAGTGGAATCCACAGCCGGGCTCATGTCGTGCGAATACTGGAAGCCGGAGCCAAAGCCATGTTGATCGGTGAGTCGTTATTGCGCGCAGACTCGATACAATCCAAAATTCAGGAATTATTACATCCCCCGACATCTCCCAAAAAGGAAGTATCCACCACTCGTTGGGTTTAGGATTCGATTGAAGGGCGGTCCCTTATGTACTCGTTCTCTTTTTCCAGAGACTGGCCGAACATGAAGTGGAGCCTATATAACCAATGCAAAGGAATTAAATTGAAGCGGTACACCATGATAATTGAGAATTTTCCTGGCCAACCTCGAACGTTCCTATGTCGCCTAAAATAAAAATTTGTGGCATTACGAATCAGGAGGATGCCGACATCGCCGTTCGAGAAGGAGCCGACGCATTGGGTTTTGTGTTTTACGCTCAAAGCCCTCGATATGTCCAACCGGCTATCGCGCAACAGATTATTGCCAACCTCCCCCCTTTCGTCGTTCCGGTTGGTGTATTTGTCAATCATGATCTCGATACGGTGAAGCGCGTGTTCGATGACTGCGGATTGGGCCTGGCACAACTGCACGGTGATGAAACTCCCGGTTTTTGTGAATCGCTACAGCGTCCCGTGATACGCGCCATTCGGCTGCGAGATAGAAGTAGCTACCTTGCATTGGCAGAATGGAAAGGACGGATAGGCGTGAGAGGATTTATCGTTGATGCATTTTCAGATACCGCTTACGGGGGAACCGGACACACGACGGATTGGTCGCTTGCCGGTGAAGTGGCCAAAGCAGTTCCCATGCTGTTGGCAGGAGGATTAACTCCTGAAAATGTTCAAGATGCGATTCGCCAAGTTCAACCCTATGGAATCGATGTGAGTAGTGGTGTAGAACAGAGCCCTGGGCACAAAGACCCGGCAAAAATTCGGAAATTTATCCAATCGGTTCGTCTTGTGTGTTAACCGTTCCATCGCTATACTCCTTTCTTTTTTATTCCTTTTGCAGGCGGACATCTCATGGCAATCATTCCTAATAAACTCGGGCGCTTCGGGCAATTCGGAGGCAAGTATGCTCCGGAAATCCTGATGCCCGCCATACATGAATTGGAACAGGCGTATCATGCGGCCAAAGCAAGCCAACCCTTCCAACAAGAGCTTCGGGATTGTCTGAAACAGTATGTCGGTCGTCCGACGTCTCTCTTCTTCGCCGAACGTCTCACCAAAACCCTCGGTGGAGCCAAGATTTACCTCAAAAGAGAAGACCTCTGTCATACCGGTGCGCACAAAATCAACAATACCGTAGGACAAGCCTTGCTCACCAGGCGAATGAAAAAGAAACGCATCATTGCCGAAACCGGTGCCGGGCAACATGGAGTAGCGGTCGCCACCGTGGCCGCCATGTTCGGTCTGGAGGCCGAAATTTACATGGGCACCGATGATATGGAACGACAGGCATTAAATGTCTTCCGAATGCGGTTACTTGGATCAAAAGTGACGGGTGTGAATTCCGGAAGCCGCACACTCAAGGATGCCATTAGTGAGGCGATGCGTGACTGGACGACCAATGTGAGCACTACCCACTATTTGCTTGGATCGGTCCTGGGCCCTCATCCGTACCCCATGATGGTCCGGGATTTTCAATCCGTGATTGGTCGAGAAACCCGCAAGCAAATCCTGGCATTGGAAGGTCGTTTACCTCACTGTCTTGTCGCTTGTGTTGGCGGCGGCAGCAATAGCATTGGATTATTTTATCCGTTCGTCAAAGATACGCAGGTTAAAATGGTCGGCGTGGAAGCCGGGGGCTACGGGATAAAAAGTGGAAAACATGCCGCGCGCTTTGCAGGAGGGAAACCTGGCGTTTTGCACGGAACGATGACCTATCTCCTCCAGGATGCGGATGGTCAAGTCAACTCCACACATTCGGTGTCTGCGGGATTGGACTATCCGGCAGTCGGTCCTGAACACAGTTACCATCATGATACAGGACGAATCCGGTACACCTCCGCGACAGATGCTGAAGCCTTAGCTGCTTTCGACCTACTCGCCAAGGAAGAAGGCATCATTCCCGCGCTGGAAAGTGCCCATGCCGTTGCAGAAGTCGTCAAGCTGGCGCCAACGATGAAAAAGTCCCACATCATAATCATGAATCTCTCCGGGCGTGGAGATAAAGACGTTCAACAATTAGCTAAAATGCGGGGCATTCCTCTCTAGAAGATGGCATGACGCACGCCACGGTGTTTAGGGAAATAGAAGAGAGGAAGGCATCAGGCATCTATGAAATCTTTTGGTATGAGCAATCGCATTCAAGACACATTTGCACAGCTCCACTCCAAGGGTGAAAAAGCCCTCATCCCTTACATTATGGCTGGCGATCCAAACCTAGCCATGACCGAATCTCTGGTGTTAACTTTGGAACAGGGCGGTGCCGACCTGATTGAACTGGGTGTGCCATTCTCAGATCCCATCGCCGATGGTCCGGTGATTCAACAAGCGGCAGAACGAGCCCTTCATTCAGGGACTACCCTTAAAAAAATCCTTGCCACTGTCACAAACCTGAGAAAGAAGACGTCCATTCCCCTTATTTTGATGGCCTATTACAACAGCCTCATGGCCATGGGGATCACAGATTTTTGTGCCAATGCCATTCAAGCAGGGGTGGATGGACTCATCGTGCCGGATTTGCCACCGGAAGAATCTGACATTCTTTATCACGCCGCCCAGGCTTCGGGAGGACCTGTGAATATCTTCCTGCTGGCTCCCACCAGCACGGCGGAACGACGGCGTGCTGTGATACAACGATCACATGGATTTATTTATTATGTCTCTCTCACCG encodes:
- a CDS encoding aminodeoxychorismate/anthranilate synthase component II; this translates as MILVIDNYDSFTYNLVQYLGELGADLQIFRNDALTIEDIHRLAPERILISPGPCTPNEAGISVATIKHFAGRLPLFGVCLGHQSLAYAYGGQIIRAPRLMHGKTSMVHHDGKTIFESLPNPFEATRYHSLIVKRETLPTEFEISAETVEGEIMGLRHIPTGAEGVQFHPESILTTAGMDLLRNFLLMPVCSSTDH
- the trpD gene encoding anthranilate phosphoribosyltransferase — encoded protein: MLKNHIAKLVEGLDLSELEAEEAMREIMQGEATEAQIAAYLMGLRMKGETIDEITGSVRAMRERAIRIPITDPQVVDTCGTGGDKSHTFNISTAAAFVVAGGGMTVAKHGNRSVSSQSGSADVLAALGVNIDLSPEKVADCINEIGIGFLFAPLYHGAMKYCAKPRTELGIRTLMNIMGPLANPARASIQILGVYDHTLNEKLAQVLLRLGTQHCFVLHGMDGLDEISLTSRTGISEGKKGRVLSYSIGPEDFGLHPVSPKELLGGSPEDNAQIIRDIFRGRKGPKRDIVLMNAAPAFIACQKATSLKEGFEEAGRVIDNGAAFEKLDKLISLTKKLAA
- the trpC gene encoding indole-3-glycerol phosphate synthase TrpC, with the translated sequence MILSRILEHKKAEMRRKQSRGYLAELKGRIVDRTRPLGFIQALETGLTSAAPALIAEVKKASPSQGLMRPEFHDRFEPVIIASQYRDHGASALSVLTDRDFFQGDLEYLHNVKEAVQLPTLNKEFMIEEIQFYEARAYGADCVLLIAAALDRFQLEDFFTIAKELSLDVLIEIHDERELDTVLERVPLARLIGINNRDLKTFQTDLGVTERLAKRMPKDTLIVSESGIHSRAHVVRILEAGAKAMLIGESLLRADSIQSKIQELLHPPTSPKKEVSTTRWV
- a CDS encoding phosphoribosylanthranilate isomerase; the encoded protein is MSPKIKICGITNQEDADIAVREGADALGFVFYAQSPRYVQPAIAQQIIANLPPFVVPVGVFVNHDLDTVKRVFDDCGLGLAQLHGDETPGFCESLQRPVIRAIRLRDRSSYLALAEWKGRIGVRGFIVDAFSDTAYGGTGHTTDWSLAGEVAKAVPMLLAGGLTPENVQDAIRQVQPYGIDVSSGVEQSPGHKDPAKIRKFIQSVRLVC
- the trpB gene encoding tryptophan synthase subunit beta: MAIIPNKLGRFGQFGGKYAPEILMPAIHELEQAYHAAKASQPFQQELRDCLKQYVGRPTSLFFAERLTKTLGGAKIYLKREDLCHTGAHKINNTVGQALLTRRMKKKRIIAETGAGQHGVAVATVAAMFGLEAEIYMGTDDMERQALNVFRMRLLGSKVTGVNSGSRTLKDAISEAMRDWTTNVSTTHYLLGSVLGPHPYPMMVRDFQSVIGRETRKQILALEGRLPHCLVACVGGGSNSIGLFYPFVKDTQVKMVGVEAGGYGIKSGKHAARFAGGKPGVLHGTMTYLLQDADGQVNSTHSVSAGLDYPAVGPEHSYHHDTGRIRYTSATDAEALAAFDLLAKEEGIIPALESAHAVAEVVKLAPTMKKSHIIIMNLSGRGDKDVQQLAKMRGIPL
- the trpA gene encoding tryptophan synthase subunit alpha, whose translation is MKSFGMSNRIQDTFAQLHSKGEKALIPYIMAGDPNLAMTESLVLTLEQGGADLIELGVPFSDPIADGPVIQQAAERALHSGTTLKKILATVTNLRKKTSIPLILMAYYNSLMAMGITDFCANAIQAGVDGLIVPDLPPEESDILYHAAQASGGPVNIFLLAPTSTAERRRAVIQRSHGFIYYVSLTGITGAKLTDLSRVRQSVHQLQRTSRKPVAVGFGIASAEQAGEVGRFADGVIIGSALVRHIGEHHSAPTFLTDIQGMAQEWKSVLLPVTGKSSTRQKPKT